The proteins below come from a single Spirochaetia bacterium 38H-sp genomic window:
- a CDS encoding MFS transporter — protein MRKILKSPVFWTTFLSFIFLGMALTLFGATIPSLKKDFGWSYLENGIVIAAGSISFFVFTFLIGKISHTVRVSTLFFAGFASIIASLAFFARTPLILPNLLLNVIMSAGFAAVEIAGNLAILDLEKDGSGKALNLMHASFAVGAIGGPVIVSKLISSSYSWKNIYMIMAVSFAAITPAVIAIRKKLPIPQQERESKIKKTSFSNPVYWLGFFTLLLYVGAELGLSNWIAEYGREVFKVDIAIAPFLVSMFWTGLLLGRIFSPFFLRIDNRKKALIISSLVFSASIAMFAILGNINPSASAALLFFLAFLGGTGAAIIFPTTLLLVSSLMPDKKGDAIGFATTGGGIGAFVFPFIMSAISDSLGLEKGFIVYTLCALMLTASIAMLASQKTRK, from the coding sequence GGTCATATCTGGAGAATGGTATAGTTATTGCCGCAGGTTCTATAAGTTTTTTTGTGTTTACTTTTCTTATAGGGAAAATATCCCACACGGTTAGAGTAAGCACTCTTTTCTTTGCCGGTTTTGCCAGCATAATAGCAAGTCTTGCTTTTTTTGCAAGGACTCCGCTTATTCTGCCCAACCTGCTTCTAAATGTTATTATGTCTGCAGGGTTTGCCGCTGTTGAGATTGCAGGTAATCTTGCTATTCTTGACCTAGAAAAGGATGGCTCAGGTAAAGCTCTCAACCTTATGCACGCTTCTTTTGCCGTGGGAGCAATTGGGGGACCTGTTATTGTAAGCAAGCTGATAAGCTCCTCATACTCATGGAAAAATATATACATGATTATGGCTGTATCTTTTGCAGCAATCACTCCGGCTGTAATTGCAATAAGAAAAAAACTGCCAATACCCCAACAAGAGAGAGAAAGCAAAATAAAGAAGACCAGTTTTTCCAATCCTGTATATTGGCTCGGATTCTTTACACTGCTTCTCTATGTAGGGGCAGAACTGGGACTTTCTAACTGGATAGCAGAATACGGAAGAGAGGTCTTTAAGGTAGATATAGCTATCGCACCATTTTTGGTTTCTATGTTCTGGACAGGGCTGCTTCTAGGAAGAATTTTTTCTCCATTTTTTCTGCGCATAGATAATAGGAAAAAAGCTCTCATTATTTCTTCTCTAGTATTTTCCGCAAGCATAGCTATGTTTGCTATACTGGGAAACATCAATCCTTCTGCTTCTGCTGCTCTTCTGTTTTTTCTGGCCTTTCTGGGGGGTACAGGTGCTGCTATCATCTTTCCGACGACTTTGCTTCTTGTAAGCAGCCTGATGCCCGACAAAAAGGGTGACGCCATAGGTTTTGCTACAACAGGAGGGGGTATAGGTGCCTTTGTTTTTCCCTTTATTATGTCTGCCATTTCTGACAGTCTTGGGCTTGAGAAGGGGTTTATAGTATACACGCTGTGTGCTCTCATGCTTACGGCAAGTATTGCCATGCTCGCTTCTCAAAAAACAAGGAAATAA
- the xseA gene encoding exodeoxyribonuclease VII large subunit: MSLPQKTLSVSELTTLIKSYLEDSFPYVCVEGEISNCRPSSSGHLYLSLKDNSALINVVMFSSRLRNLGFSPEDGQKVVVRGAISVYPARGSYQIIAEEMELSGRGDILRIIEERKRRLAEEGLFDSSRKKPIPLVPKTIAVVTSPTGAAIRDIINVLSRRNAAIKIIVVPAPVQGEHAAPVIAEQIRRADAWRLGDVIIVGRGGGSLEDLLPFSEEVVVRAIAECKTPVISAVGHEIDYALSDFAADLRAPTPSAAAEQVSANREELITRIANARSAIENAMYSRIKEYRIRLSVLNPDNLKRYFTLYTAPLAQKLDELKNQLISSMDNRLKDIRHRLQIASAGLSASSPDAILKRGYAIVRDKKTGKILRMASETEKGNILDIMLYRGNIIAITEEVTDGSEKKL, translated from the coding sequence ATGAGTTTGCCGCAAAAGACGCTTTCTGTTTCTGAGCTTACCACTCTTATCAAGTCTTACCTTGAGGATTCTTTTCCTTATGTGTGTGTGGAGGGCGAGATTTCCAATTGCAGGCCATCCAGTTCTGGTCATTTGTATCTGAGTCTTAAGGATAATTCTGCTCTTATCAATGTGGTTATGTTTTCTTCCAGATTGCGCAATCTTGGTTTTAGTCCTGAGGATGGGCAGAAGGTTGTAGTGCGGGGTGCAATAAGTGTTTATCCTGCAAGGGGTAGTTACCAGATTATTGCAGAGGAGATGGAACTCAGCGGCAGGGGGGACATTCTCAGGATTATAGAAGAGCGCAAAAGAAGGCTTGCAGAAGAGGGGCTTTTTGATTCTTCGCGTAAGAAACCTATCCCGCTTGTTCCAAAGACGATTGCGGTTGTGACGTCACCTACAGGGGCTGCGATACGGGATATTATCAATGTGCTTTCCAGGCGTAATGCGGCTATAAAGATTATTGTCGTTCCGGCTCCTGTCCAAGGTGAGCATGCGGCACCTGTTATTGCAGAGCAGATAAGGCGTGCTGATGCGTGGAGGCTGGGCGATGTTATTATAGTTGGCAGGGGCGGTGGTTCTCTTGAGGACTTGCTGCCTTTTTCCGAGGAGGTTGTGGTAAGGGCAATTGCTGAGTGCAAGACTCCTGTAATTTCTGCAGTTGGACATGAGATTGATTATGCTTTGAGCGATTTTGCTGCGGATCTCAGGGCTCCTACGCCTTCTGCTGCAGCCGAACAGGTCAGTGCCAACAGAGAGGAGCTTATAACAAGGATTGCCAACGCGCGTTCTGCAATAGAGAATGCGATGTATAGCAGAATCAAAGAATATAGGATTAGGCTTTCCGTACTAAATCCTGATAATCTTAAGAGGTATTTTACTCTGTACACTGCTCCGCTTGCCCAAAAACTTGATGAACTTAAAAACCAGCTTATAAGCTCTATGGACAACAGACTCAAGGATATACGGCATAGACTGCAAATAGCAAGTGCGGGGCTTTCTGCCAGCAGTCCCGATGCCATATTAAAGCGTGGCTATGCTATCGTACGAGACAAAAAGACAGGTAAAATACTAAGAATGGCAAGTGAGACAGAAAAAGGAAATATTCTTGATATAATGCTTTATAGAGGTAATATTATTGCAATTACAGAGGAGGTTACAGATGGCTCAGAAAAAAAGCTTTGA
- the xseB gene encoding exodeoxyribonuclease VII small subunit, with protein MAQKKSFEERLKKLEEIAEELKEGDIPLEKATEYYKEGIKLAKELEEELGQVEKKIEIVLNDPSKPETGPERKKAELELFDLE; from the coding sequence ATGGCTCAGAAAAAAAGCTTTGAAGAGAGGCTTAAAAAGCTAGAAGAAATTGCAGAGGAGCTAAAAGAGGGAGATATTCCTCTGGAAAAAGCCACAGAATATTATAAAGAAGGAATAAAACTTGCAAAGGAACTGGAAGAAGAGCTAGGTCAGGTAGAAAAAAAGATAGAGATAGTGCTCAATGACCCGTCAAAACCGGAAACAGGACCAGAAAGAAAAAAAGCAGAGCTTGAGCTTTTTGACTTGGAGTGA
- a CDS encoding DUF192 domain-containing protein — protein MRFLKSFSLSVFLLFIVSCLQEDGLAVIDMGKVKIKAEVADTLEERRHGLMGRTELAENRGMLFVFPEVTQPAFWMKDTIIPLSLAFIDNNGVIREIYELEPLSIEPVRSNYPVLYALEVNRGFFKKHGIKPGDKIIIKM, from the coding sequence ATGCGTTTCTTGAAGAGTTTTAGCCTGTCTGTGTTTTTGCTCTTTATCGTTTCCTGTCTGCAGGAAGACGGATTGGCGGTGATAGATATGGGCAAGGTTAAAATAAAGGCAGAGGTGGCCGACACGTTGGAAGAACGTAGACATGGTCTTATGGGCAGAACAGAGCTTGCGGAGAACAGGGGAATGTTGTTTGTTTTTCCTGAAGTCACTCAACCCGCTTTTTGGATGAAAGATACTATTATCCCTCTCTCTCTTGCTTTTATAGATAACAACGGTGTTATAAGAGAAATATATGAGCTGGAACCTCTTTCGATAGAGCCGGTACGTTCCAATTATCCTGTATTATATGCACTTGAGGTGAACCGCGGTTTTTTTAAAAAACATGGTATAAAGCCCGGAGATAAGATTATAATTAAAATGTAA
- a CDS encoding zinc ribbon domain-containing protein: MALSKFYCEYCQKEVRPKDRVCPHCGRFFTDVKCPRCEYTGDVKEFVNGCPSCGYLTAGTDDKNTGQRGFSFFKADSPQHSGKKIDLADEKIAYYSRPVFWIIMGFLGIGFFVLLYLYLTL, from the coding sequence ATGGCGTTGAGTAAATTCTATTGTGAATATTGTCAGAAGGAAGTGAGGCCCAAGGATAGAGTATGTCCTCATTGTGGAAGATTCTTTACGGACGTTAAGTGCCCCCGTTGTGAATACACGGGGGATGTCAAGGAGTTTGTTAATGGCTGTCCGAGCTGTGGTTATCTTACAGCAGGGACAGATGATAAGAATACAGGACAGAGGGGTTTTTCCTTTTTTAAGGCAGACTCTCCACAGCATTCTGGAAAAAAAATAGATCTTGCGGATGAAAAAATTGCTTATTATTCCAGACCTGTTTTCTGGATAATTATGGGTTTTTTGGGGATTGGTTTTTTTGTCTTGCTTTATCTATATCTGACGTTGTGA